The proteins below come from a single Carassius carassius chromosome 11, fCarCar2.1, whole genome shotgun sequence genomic window:
- the LOC132152539 gene encoding protocadherin-8-like: MERGLLFARILGVTLVCVSLWSQVVSEERTVRYKIYEEVRPPTVIGTLASNVTWTPDKTRRNFPGIRFKLMSPSTGSFIRFRESDGRLTVEERVDRERVCKRNPRCVITFDVAFVSAEQFELFHVEVDVLDVNDNSPEFPRAECTVEISECAALGTRIALDAAEDADVGSNSIQTYHLSENTHFSIDVVTRVDGVKYAELVLVKELDRESRAFFALKLVAADGGHPARSGATNVTVQVKDANDNSPLFDHSHYSVDVPEDTPVDSLLLDLNAVDPDEGLNGQVVYEFGKQVTKKIRQLFKLDYKTGHLILQSPVDYEDETTYEIDVQASDLGNNPVPSVCKIIINIRDVNDNRPEIILTSIMSVTDGVAHVSEATGPDILVALISIRDMDSGANGQVSCTLNGGHENFRLKRAYEGSYTIVTTAPLDREKIAEYNLTVVAEDFGVPPLRTVTHYIIRLTDVNDNAPTFSAKIYEGFIEENRLPGTYITTILASDQDSGLNREITYELFDSDTNSVSRFAIMNQAGNVYALQSFNYEVTKQLDLRVQASDRGWPQLHSNAVLIINIVDQNDNTPSITQPPLVNGSAEIQLPRDAPPGYIVTQIVAIDSDSDLNAELTYKLCDGGNLGFAIDPNTGEIYINRKIAYDEYDLWKVVVTINDNGHPSLTSTAMIHFTLTKSVPSNANFYDEREDGEPKQWMLILILALTSSSLLFLAILLLILCKSRKNVQKRQANVPDTVDIPYAKEHNAVSMISSQTANVFDTDAFHTTNVIGTPEKLHNSVQAAAEVFNETSQTFKSKYRSVVGEIDGYSTLPGYGKDNARPITVWKGNSMMTIAVRDPQISGKDSGKGDSDVNDSDSDISEGLKKDYSSYKGLWACTSECRILGHSDRCWSPSVSRTSGSINNRHLSTFSRTRPCSNATLQRITYDTQTNRSMALHSLTEDQQSQYDYIHVCSPQSQRRRDSQNIDVKVFTHSTEPIATESPSRFTEA; this comes from the exons ATGGAGCGAGGACTTCTGTTTGCGCGGATACTTGGAGTCACGCTCGTCTGCGTTTCGCTGTGGTCACAGGTCGTTTCTGAGGAACGGACGGTGAGGTATAAGATATACGAGGAGGTTCGACCGCCGACGGTCATCGGAACTCTAGCCAGCAATGTGACCTGGACCCCTGACAAAACGCGCAGGAATTTCCCAGGCATCAGGTTTAAGCTCATGAGCCCGTCCACCGGCTCCTTCATCCGGTTCAGAGAAAGCGACGGGAGGCTGACGGTAGAGGAGCGCGTCGACCGCGAGCGCGTCTGCAAGCGCAACCCGCGGTGCGTAATCACTTTCGACGTCGCCTTCGTGTCCGCCGAGCAGTTCGAGCTCTTCCACGTCGAGGTGGATGTGCTGGACGTGAACGACAACTCACCGGAGTTCCCGCGTGCCGAATGCACCGTCGAGATCTCCGAGTGCGCGGCGCTGGGGACGCGCATCGCGCTGGACGCCGCCGAGGACGCGGACGTGGGCTCCAACTCTATCCAAACCTACCATCTGAGCGAGAACACTCACTTTAGCATCGATGTCGTTACGCGGGTGGATGGGGTTAAATACGCGGAGCTGGTGCTCGTCAAAGAGCTCGACCGCGAATCCCGCGCTTTTTTCGCGCTCAAACTCGTGGCGGCAGACGGCGGGCATCCCGCGAGAAGCGGTGCCACTAATGTCACCGTCCAAGTGAAGGATGCTAATGACAACAGCCCGCTGTTTGACCACAGTCATTACTCTGTGGATGTCCCAGAGGACACCCCTGTCGATTCACTACTGCTGGACTTAAACGCTGTCGATCCAGACGAAGGGCTCAATGGACAAGTCGTGTATGAATTTGGCAAACAAGTCACAAAAAAGATCAGACAGCTGTTTAAACTGGATTATAAAACAGGGCATCTGATTTTGCAAAGCCCTGTTGATTATGAAGACGAGACGACATATGAGATCGACGTGCAAGCCAGCGATTTAGGGAACAATCCGGTGCCCTCCGTGTGCAAAATCATCATCAACATCAGAGATGTGAACGACAACCGGCCTGAAATCATTCTCACATCCATCATGTCAGTAACAGATGGTGTTGCACATGTTAGCGAAGCTACAGGTCCAGACATCTTGGTGGCTTTAATCAGCATCAGAGACATGGACAGTGGAGCGAACGGGCAAGTGAGCTGTACTCTGAACGGCGGACATGAAAACTTTAGGCTTAAAAGAGCGTATGAAGGGAGCTACACGATAGTCACAACGGCACCTTTGGATAGAGAGAAGATTGCGGAGTATAATTTAACCGTGGTTGCTGAGGACTTCGGTGTACCGCCGTTACGCACGGTAACTCATTATATTATACGGCTAACGGATGTCAACGACAATGCACCAACATTCAGCGCTAAGATATATGAAGGTTTCATTGAGGAGAATCGACTTCCAGGTACCTACATCACCACGATTTTAGCCAGCGATCAGGATTCGGGGCTTAACAGGGAAATAACCTATGAGCTTTTTGACTCGGACACCAACAGCGTTTCCAGGTTTGCTATTATGAATCAAGCGGGGAACGTTTACGCCTTGCAAAGTTTCAATTACGAAGTCACGAAGCAGCTCGATCTTCGCGTCCAGGCTAGTGACCGAGGATGGCCGCAACTTCACAGCAACGCTGTACTGATTATCAATATAGTCGACCAGAATGACAACACGCCTTCGATAACGCAACCACCACTCGTCAACGGATCTGCCGAAATCCAGCTTCCCAGAGATGCGCCGCCCGGTTATATCGTGACCCAAATCGTTGCGatagattcagattcagatttgaaTGCAGAGCTCACTTACAAACTCTGCGACGGAGGCAATTTGGGTTTCGCCATCGATCCAAATACGGGGGAAATATATATCAACCGCAAAATCGCTTACGACGAGTATGACTTATGGAAAGTCGTAGTGACGATTAACGACAACGGTCACCCGTCGCTAACGTCAACAGCTATGATTCATTTCACCCTAACCAAGTCTGTGCCCTCAAATGCGAATTTCTATGACGAAAGAGAGGACGGCGAACCAAAACAATGGATGCTTATTTTAATCTTGGCTTTGACGAGTTCCTCGTTGCTGTTTTTGGCTATTTTATTGCTCATACTATGCAAAAGTCGCAAAAATGTCCAGAAGAGACAAGCTAACGTCCCTGACACAGTGGATATTCCATACGCTAAAGAGCACAACGCAGTGTCGATGATCTCCAGCCAGACGGCCAATGTGTTCGACACAGATGCATTTCACACCACCAACGTCATCGGCACGCCTGAAAAACTACACAACAGCGTGCAGGCAGCGGCTGAAGTTTTTAACGAAACCTCACAGACCTTCAAAAGCAAATATAGGAGTGTTGTGGGGGAAATAGAT GGATATTCCACTTTGCCTGGTTATGGTAAAGACAATGCTCGACCCATCACGGTATGGAAAGGAAACTCTATGATGACCATCGCAGTCAGAGACCCACAGATCAGCGGCAAAGACAGCGGAAAAGGAGACAGCGATGTTAATGACAGTGATTCTGACATCAGTGAAGGCCTAAAGAAAGACTATAGTTCATATAAAG GTCTGTGGGCTTGTACCAGCGAGTGCAGGATCCTGGGTCACTCGGACAGATGCTGGAGCCCGTCTGTGAGCAGAACCAGTGGGAGCATTAATAACAGACATCTCTCGACCTTCTCAAGGACGAGGCCTTGCTCAAACGCCACGCTTCAGAGGATCACTTACGACACGCAGACCAACAGAAGCATGGCCTTGCACAGCCTTACAGAAGACCAGCAGAGTCAGTATGATTACATTCACGTGTGCTCTCCACAGTCACAGCGGAGACGAGACTCACAGAATATAGATGTGAAAGTCTTCACACACTCCACCGAACCCATCGCCACAGAGAGTCCCTCCAGATTTACAGAAGCCTGA